One part of the Bdellovibrio bacteriovorus genome encodes these proteins:
- a CDS encoding endonuclease I family protein, translating to MKLIKSVIVLTLLSVAGVANAASQSQAVPYYGEEFYRDLRAGVSGETLQNRIKSVLQSYHIAVKGSYDLVVKNCMQGQGHCYRHTAIGYKAARVFLMGNYYLVKDGNQYAVRDVYCNSDRGPEDFRSSPPSPGTIPNNTVINVEHTWPQSHFTRRFPDDVQKSDLHHLFPTDSQLNAIRGNHPFGEVSKDVMELKCPDSRFGIGSSGSDEVFEPPQNHKGNVARALFYFSMRYDLPIDPQEENVLRKWNREDPVDQDEMKRNVEIFKAQGNRNPFIDHPELADRLSDF from the coding sequence ATGAAGCTCATTAAGTCAGTGATTGTTCTTACATTGTTGTCTGTTGCTGGAGTTGCAAATGCAGCTTCCCAATCCCAAGCGGTCCCATACTATGGGGAAGAGTTCTATCGCGACCTTCGCGCCGGAGTTTCCGGAGAGACCCTTCAAAACCGAATCAAGTCTGTTCTGCAAAGTTATCATATCGCTGTAAAAGGCTCTTATGATCTTGTAGTGAAAAACTGCATGCAGGGGCAAGGTCACTGCTACCGCCACACGGCCATCGGCTATAAGGCGGCCAGAGTTTTCCTGATGGGGAACTACTACCTTGTTAAAGACGGCAATCAGTATGCGGTTCGCGACGTTTACTGCAATTCGGATCGTGGTCCGGAAGACTTCCGCAGCTCTCCGCCTTCTCCGGGAACTATTCCGAACAACACCGTGATCAACGTTGAGCACACCTGGCCACAAAGCCACTTCACTCGTCGTTTCCCGGATGATGTTCAGAAATCCGATTTGCATCACTTGTTCCCGACGGATTCTCAGTTGAATGCCATCCGCGGTAACCATCCGTTTGGTGAAGTCAGCAAAGATGTGATGGAGTTGAAATGCCCGGATTCCCGTTTCGGTATCGGCTCCTCCGGTTCTGACGAGGTGTTTGAGCCACCTCAAAACCACAAAGGGAATGTGGCTCGTGCGTTGTTCTATTTCTCCATGCGCTATGACCTTCCGATTGATCCCCAGGAAGAAAATGTTCTTCGCAAATGGAACCGCGAAGATCCGGTAGATCAGGACGAAATGAAACGTAATGTTGAGATCTTTAAAGCTCAGGGGAACAGAAATCCGTTCATTGATCACCCAGAACTAGCAGACCGCTTGTCTGATTTCTAA
- a CDS encoding rhomboid family intramembrane serine protease, whose translation MIIPCPEDFKDYSKYPLTITLAVLNVFIFILIFSGVNSGLTSSPVLQKDGLVLTGRLYYQYLQNIPAEILYEKPQWVHQMNSVNAEQMGILGAYALRDRRFLSAAEAGTYRGDEVQIATWKKNIAEFRKKYQEQLLYRFGLSSGAKGPLSWLTYQFSHSNWMHLLSNLGFLVLLGAAVEVMAGSWVLLFVYMAGGMAGGLGFLLSDTHGAVPMVGASASISALLAFYCVAETRMRVKFLYFASPMPGHYGAIYLPTLLIIPLFLIVDLANLWAIPEGLGGGVAYAAHLGGSVFGAMLGLVCKFYIPVDRNVTGGTHYRAEAGDHPLR comes from the coding sequence ATGATCATCCCGTGCCCGGAAGACTTTAAAGACTATTCCAAGTACCCGCTGACGATCACGCTGGCGGTGCTGAATGTCTTTATTTTTATTCTGATCTTCAGCGGGGTGAACTCGGGCCTGACCTCATCGCCGGTACTGCAAAAAGACGGACTGGTTCTGACGGGCCGGCTGTATTACCAGTATCTGCAAAACATTCCTGCCGAAATTCTGTATGAAAAGCCCCAGTGGGTGCATCAGATGAATTCGGTCAACGCCGAACAAATGGGGATTCTGGGGGCCTATGCGCTCAGGGACCGCCGCTTCCTGAGTGCCGCTGAAGCCGGGACTTATCGCGGTGATGAAGTGCAGATTGCCACTTGGAAAAAGAATATCGCTGAATTCCGCAAAAAATATCAGGAACAACTGCTGTATCGCTTCGGGCTGAGCTCGGGGGCGAAGGGGCCTCTTTCATGGCTGACGTATCAGTTCTCTCACTCCAACTGGATGCATTTGCTTTCCAATCTGGGCTTCCTGGTTTTACTGGGGGCGGCGGTGGAAGTGATGGCGGGAAGCTGGGTGCTTTTATTTGTCTATATGGCGGGAGGCATGGCCGGGGGGCTCGGCTTCCTGTTGTCTGATACCCATGGAGCCGTGCCGATGGTGGGGGCCAGTGCCTCGATCAGTGCGTTGCTCGCATTTTATTGTGTGGCTGAAACTCGAATGCGAGTGAAGTTTCTATATTTTGCATCGCCGATGCCAGGCCATTATGGCGCGATTTATTTGCCAACCCTGCTGATCATACCTTTGTTCCTGATCGTCGATCTGGCGAACCTGTGGGCGATTCCTGAAGGCCTTGGGGGTGGCGTTGCCTACGCGGCCCACTTGGGTGGCAGCGTGTTTGGCGCCATGCTGGGGCTTGTTTGTAAATTCTATATACCCGTTGACAGAAACGTTACCGGTGGGACACATTACCGCGCAGAGGCTGGAGATCACCCCCTACGTTGA
- a CDS encoding RDD family protein, protein MVFPDLSAPEVKPHHPKSSTVPVAFVADRFIALILDFLILSPIVSLLVAGLVRQTKTFFLLNANSAEGVVAAGLVVLAVVFIVTFLQSVFLYFWQATPGQIFLQLRVIAYPVYQPRLSYAQCVIRSLSWSFSFVLLALPFMEILSHPLRRAFPDRAADTLVITLKKVHDDGPHPLESRFINSWMRMSLLFLLLFGVLGYFKTYHSLMAGEYREKGGTQVAACKEMRGSADLEGVARLDAALSLYLLNEISGECLDKEAEVALWGDPVNAQPLAYLAKYLLADGEAQEQYLSKICEDSSSSTCALARYMAEEGSFDDLEQADGRLWTTKFLKSEELFASNDFAGSLKAIAELQKNPILQSGLEKRFVRSVWALRDAELGPQSGNGGRMPASAAEQESWIDDFKERYEVP, encoded by the coding sequence ATGGTATTTCCAGATCTGTCGGCTCCAGAAGTTAAGCCTCATCATCCAAAATCCAGTACAGTGCCGGTGGCCTTTGTGGCCGATCGTTTTATCGCACTGATACTGGATTTTTTGATTTTATCACCCATCGTCAGTCTGCTGGTTGCAGGCCTTGTTCGTCAGACCAAGACTTTCTTTTTGCTGAATGCGAACTCGGCGGAAGGTGTGGTGGCAGCGGGCCTTGTGGTGCTGGCCGTGGTCTTTATTGTGACATTCCTGCAGTCGGTGTTCTTGTATTTCTGGCAGGCGACTCCGGGTCAGATCTTTCTGCAACTGCGTGTGATTGCGTATCCCGTGTATCAGCCGCGTTTGTCTTATGCTCAGTGTGTGATTCGTTCTTTGTCGTGGAGCTTCAGCTTCGTGCTGCTGGCGTTGCCGTTTATGGAAATCCTCAGTCATCCGCTGCGCCGGGCCTTCCCGGATCGTGCCGCCGATACACTGGTGATCACCCTTAAAAAAGTGCATGATGACGGACCTCATCCGCTGGAGTCGCGATTCATTAATTCCTGGATGCGCATGAGCTTGTTGTTCCTGCTGCTGTTCGGAGTGCTGGGTTACTTTAAGACCTATCACAGTCTGATGGCCGGGGAGTACCGTGAAAAAGGCGGCACACAAGTGGCGGCCTGCAAAGAAATGCGCGGCAGTGCGGATCTTGAAGGTGTGGCGCGCCTGGATGCGGCGTTGTCTTTGTATTTGTTGAATGAAATCTCTGGCGAGTGTCTGGATAAAGAAGCGGAAGTGGCGCTGTGGGGTGACCCGGTCAATGCCCAGCCGCTGGCTTATCTGGCCAAATATCTTTTGGCCGACGGCGAAGCCCAGGAACAATATTTAAGCAAAATCTGTGAGGATTCGTCTTCGTCCACGTGCGCGCTGGCGCGCTACATGGCAGAAGAAGGAAGCTTCGATGATCTGGAGCAGGCCGATGGTCGTCTGTGGACGACGAAGTTCCTGAAGTCTGAGGAGCTGTTTGCCTCCAACGACTTTGCCGGCAGTTTGAAAGCGATCGCTGAATTGCAAAAGAATCCGATTCTGCAGTCCGGTCTTGAAAAACGCTTCGTTCGTTCTGTGTGGGCTTTGCGGGATGCCGAGCTGGGCCCGCAAAGTGGCAATGGCGGTCGTATGCCGGCAAGTGCTGCTGAACAGGAAAGCTGGATTGACGATTTCAAAGAACGTTACGAGGTTCCATGA
- a CDS encoding S41 family peptidase, which produces MTRILGILLAVSCAYGAYHFTLQRGFVNPYPAVCDLVAERIFLDDSKIKNWKKTCSRRSRLVTPYSPKKLIIKDMNNALALLKVSHLEVYDSSEVASIWRGESLETGIESRFVDGELVIYKIHPDSPAQEAGLKPGDVIQSINAEQPNPWEAQTEQGSYLMLRQDREFSVKIKPRSIHRSEDLNLEIKSAQNAVLEIPSFRAAFFEEEKLKTLQQQIAPLRKLVVDLRGNPGGNFVAGLRFLSLFMCKSEEVGRLVKPRAPVKAPAELPNDLRDQEQLAVLDNSSEILLKTYDNPQCFKGEVRVLVDGKSSSVAEMVAQALKEFKKAPLLGSPSRGQLLVGVWYPLEEVGPGVQISIPEAIYLSHKQHQIEGQGVDLDRVLYYSLPEMQAGIDSWVKKALD; this is translated from the coding sequence ATGACGCGGATCTTAGGAATTCTTCTGGCAGTCTCCTGCGCCTATGGGGCGTATCATTTCACTCTGCAGCGCGGATTCGTTAATCCGTATCCGGCAGTGTGTGATCTTGTCGCGGAAAGAATCTTTCTTGACGACAGCAAAATCAAAAACTGGAAAAAGACCTGCAGTCGGCGCAGCCGTCTGGTCACTCCGTATTCTCCGAAAAAACTGATCATCAAGGACATGAACAATGCCCTGGCGTTGCTGAAGGTGTCGCACCTCGAGGTCTATGATTCTTCCGAGGTCGCCAGTATCTGGCGCGGGGAAAGTCTGGAGACCGGCATCGAAAGCCGTTTTGTCGACGGGGAACTGGTCATTTATAAAATTCATCCTGATTCTCCGGCGCAAGAGGCGGGTTTGAAACCCGGTGATGTCATTCAAAGCATCAACGCCGAACAACCCAACCCCTGGGAAGCGCAGACGGAGCAGGGCTCCTACCTGATGCTTCGTCAGGACAGGGAATTTTCTGTCAAAATCAAACCTCGCTCCATCCATCGGTCCGAGGATCTGAATCTTGAAATCAAATCCGCGCAAAACGCGGTGCTGGAAATCCCGTCCTTCCGTGCGGCTTTCTTTGAAGAAGAAAAACTCAAAACGCTGCAACAGCAGATCGCGCCATTGCGCAAGCTGGTGGTGGATTTGCGCGGAAACCCGGGCGGCAACTTCGTCGCGGGTCTGCGTTTTCTGTCGTTGTTCATGTGCAAGTCCGAGGAGGTCGGGCGCCTGGTAAAGCCCCGGGCCCCAGTGAAAGCTCCGGCCGAACTTCCTAATGATTTGCGGGATCAGGAACAACTGGCCGTGCTTGATAACAGCAGCGAGATTTTGTTGAAGACTTACGACAACCCTCAGTGCTTTAAAGGCGAGGTGCGGGTGCTCGTCGATGGGAAAAGCTCTTCTGTGGCTGAAATGGTCGCGCAGGCTTTGAAAGAGTTTAAAAAAGCGCCCCTGCTGGGAAGTCCCAGTCGCGGGCAGTTGCTGGTTGGTGTCTGGTATCCACTGGAAGAGGTGGGGCCGGGGGTGCAGATCTCCATCCCAGAGGCGATTTATCTCAGCCACAAGCAGCATCAAATCGAGGGACAGGGCGTGGATTTGGACCGGGTCCTGTACTACAGCCTCCCGGAAATGCAGGCGGGGATTGATTCTTGGGTGAAAAAGGCCCTCGACTAG
- a CDS encoding helix-turn-helix domain-containing protein → MSRTVMIVVSDSQETIENTKKYWENHDVTVQAYSSAQFREGLDNAFFRQQLVAGVPALASGTSPINSDVGGGNVIQFPTPTATSSSVQKMEELEAHAIENAIVQYKGNLTEAAKALGIGRATLYRKVKQYHIDPSAARKKKVAA, encoded by the coding sequence ATGTCACGTACAGTTATGATCGTGGTGAGCGATAGCCAGGAAACAATCGAAAACACAAAAAAGTACTGGGAGAACCACGATGTGACAGTTCAAGCATATTCATCTGCACAGTTCAGAGAAGGGCTTGATAACGCATTTTTCAGACAACAACTAGTAGCGGGTGTTCCGGCTTTGGCTTCAGGCACAAGCCCGATCAACTCTGACGTGGGTGGTGGTAACGTAATCCAGTTCCCAACGCCAACAGCTACTTCATCCAGCGTTCAGAAAATGGAAGAGCTTGAAGCTCACGCCATCGAAAACGCAATCGTGCAATACAAAGGCAACCTGACGGAAGCGGCAAAAGCTTTGGGTATCGGTCGCGCGACTTTGTATCGTAAAGTAAAGCAATACCACATTGATCCTTCTGCGGCTCGCAAGAAGAAAGTGGCTGCTTAA
- a CDS encoding substrate-binding periplasmic protein, producing MPQFLSALFILTFFSGSFAFGEVLRVNVYDLPPHIFTLNEEPEGPGITFFKDYVKLPNTEVRWVATPFARVLWDMQNKKVDVALFLVPSPEREKYMRFSKTPLFTTSSAIIIPRNSPLTRATSLKDFRGRTLGHSKDSFTPTELLKHGIKIEPLSGENVIERNLQKIRAKRLDGIFVPTASNGEYILRKLRVDDQYQVFVVPDTTLNLHVAFRKDIDEKTYQMVEAALKKNQRIYRKLLDQQLSR from the coding sequence ATGCCACAGTTTCTATCTGCTCTCTTTATATTGACGTTTTTCTCGGGATCTTTCGCTTTTGGGGAAGTGTTGCGGGTGAATGTCTATGACCTGCCTCCGCACATTTTCACTTTGAATGAAGAACCCGAGGGTCCGGGCATCACGTTCTTCAAAGACTATGTGAAACTGCCTAACACCGAAGTGCGCTGGGTGGCCACGCCGTTTGCACGCGTCTTATGGGACATGCAAAACAAGAAGGTGGACGTTGCCCTGTTCCTGGTGCCCTCACCCGAACGAGAAAAGTACATGCGCTTTTCCAAAACACCCTTATTCACGACATCTTCGGCGATTATCATTCCTCGCAACTCCCCCCTGACCCGGGCGACGTCACTCAAGGACTTCCGCGGACGCACTCTGGGGCACTCCAAGGATTCCTTCACTCCGACAGAGCTTCTAAAGCACGGAATCAAGATCGAACCTTTAAGTGGTGAAAATGTGATCGAGCGCAACCTGCAGAAGATCCGCGCCAAAAGACTGGATGGCATCTTTGTCCCGACAGCCTCCAACGGAGAATACATTTTGCGCAAACTGAGGGTGGATGATCAGTATCAGGTCTTTGTGGTGCCAGACACCACTTTGAATCTGCATGTGGCCTTTCGCAAAGACATCGACGAAAAGACCTATCAGATGGTAGAGGCTGCTCTAAAAAAGAATCAGCGCATTTATCGCAAGCTGCTGGATCAACAGCTATCCAGATAA
- a CDS encoding Dps family protein encodes MKKNNKSEKHAKPSINIGIQEKDRQKIADGLSRLLADSYTLYLKTHNFHWNVTGPQFQTLHVMFEGQYTELATAVDLIAERIRSLGVAAPGTYKEFAKLTSIEEPVGVPSATDMIKQLVEGQEAVVRTARSIFPLVEKAGDEVSADLLTQRMQLHEKTAWMLRSMLE; translated from the coding sequence ATGAAAAAGAACAACAAGTCCGAAAAGCACGCGAAGCCCTCTATCAACATTGGTATCCAGGAAAAAGACCGTCAGAAAATTGCTGATGGCCTGTCCCGTTTGCTGGCAGACTCTTACACTCTTTATTTGAAAACTCACAACTTCCACTGGAATGTCACCGGTCCTCAGTTCCAGACTTTGCATGTGATGTTCGAGGGTCAATACACCGAGCTGGCAACAGCCGTGGATCTGATTGCTGAACGCATCCGCTCTTTGGGTGTGGCCGCTCCGGGCACATACAAGGAATTCGCGAAACTGACCAGCATCGAAGAACCTGTGGGTGTTCCTTCCGCAACAGACATGATCAAACAACTGGTGGAAGGGCAGGAGGCGGTTGTTCGCACGGCTCGTTCCATCTTCCCGTTGGTTGAAAAAGCTGGCGACGAAGTCAGCGCGGATTTGCTGACTCAAAGAATGCAGCTTCACGAAAAAACAGCGTGGATGCTTCGAAGCATGCTGGAATAA
- a CDS encoding AMP nucleosidase, translated as MKTKKEIVDNWLPRYTGVPLNEFGHYILLTNFGNYVKMFAEQFNVPVRGLDKPMQSATAENITILNFGMGSALAATCMDLLSAINPKAVLFLGKCGGIKKKNQLGDFILPIAAIRGEGTSNEYLPAEIPALPSFRLQKAVSTMIAKHSCDYWTGTVYTTNRRVWEHDEQFKDYLTKTRAMAVDMETATIFVTGFVNEIPRGALLLVSDNPMIPDGVKTEESDKKVTANFVDKHLAIGIDSLRELRDSGESVKHMRWD; from the coding sequence ATGAAAACAAAAAAAGAAATCGTCGATAACTGGTTGCCTCGCTACACAGGCGTGCCGCTGAATGAATTTGGCCATTATATTCTGCTTACAAACTTCGGTAACTACGTGAAAATGTTTGCCGAACAGTTCAACGTGCCGGTGCGCGGTTTGGATAAACCGATGCAAAGTGCCACGGCTGAAAACATCACCATCCTGAATTTCGGTATGGGCAGTGCGTTGGCAGCGACCTGCATGGACTTGCTGTCTGCAATCAATCCCAAGGCTGTTTTGTTCCTGGGTAAATGTGGTGGTATCAAAAAGAAAAATCAACTGGGTGACTTTATCCTTCCGATCGCGGCCATTCGTGGTGAGGGCACCAGTAACGAATACCTGCCGGCAGAAATCCCGGCTCTTCCTTCTTTCCGTCTGCAAAAAGCCGTTTCCACAATGATCGCGAAACACAGTTGCGATTACTGGACTGGAACGGTGTACACCACCAACCGCCGCGTGTGGGAACACGACGAACAGTTCAAAGATTATCTGACCAAGACCCGTGCGATGGCCGTGGATATGGAAACGGCGACGATCTTTGTGACTGGTTTTGTGAATGAAATCCCGCGTGGGGCTTTGTTGCTTGTGTCTGACAATCCGATGATCCCGGACGGTGTAAAAACCGAAGAAAGCGACAAGAAAGTCACGGCGAACTTTGTAGACAAGCATTTGGCGATCGGAATTGATTCCTTGCGTGAGCTGCGTGACTCTGGTGAGTCCGTGAAGCACATGCGCTGGGATTGA
- a CDS encoding pirin family protein: MSSTQNHILMEIAPRLVSVGGPQVHRLIPYSKKRMVGPFIFFDYFPATDFAAGDGLNVRPHPHIGLSTLSYLLEGKVLHHDSLGHKQVLTPGDVNWMTAGKGISHSEKLPEDVIGKAHRLHLLQFWVALPLNEEDREPSFKHHPESSIPRFKVDDADVMLIAGEALGRKSPVDVYSPLFFMDVKLSKGKTFHYDPGTQELAFYIIKGSLDIDGKIIPPDDFVVLEPGSSLKVTATEDTQVIVLGGEPFPEPRYIYWNYVSSSQEKIEEAKKQWRELTFPQVPGETDIIPLPPEPTGKG, encoded by the coding sequence ATGAGTTCTACGCAAAATCATATTCTGATGGAAATTGCACCAAGGCTGGTCTCTGTCGGAGGACCTCAAGTCCACCGTCTGATCCCCTATTCCAAAAAGCGAATGGTAGGGCCCTTCATCTTTTTCGATTATTTCCCTGCCACTGATTTCGCGGCCGGCGACGGCCTGAATGTGCGCCCTCATCCTCACATTGGTTTGTCCACCCTCAGCTACCTGCTGGAAGGAAAAGTTCTTCACCACGACAGCCTCGGACACAAACAGGTGCTGACACCGGGGGACGTGAATTGGATGACTGCGGGCAAAGGAATCTCACATTCTGAAAAGCTGCCGGAAGACGTTATCGGAAAAGCTCACCGTCTGCACCTGCTGCAGTTCTGGGTGGCCCTGCCACTGAACGAAGAAGACCGTGAACCCAGCTTCAAACATCACCCGGAAAGCAGCATCCCGCGTTTTAAAGTCGATGATGCCGATGTGATGCTGATTGCCGGAGAAGCCCTGGGCAGAAAATCACCAGTGGATGTGTATTCGCCACTGTTCTTTATGGATGTGAAGCTAAGCAAAGGAAAAACTTTCCACTATGATCCCGGCACGCAGGAGCTGGCATTCTATATCATCAAAGGCAGCCTGGATATCGATGGCAAAATCATTCCGCCGGATGACTTTGTGGTCCTGGAGCCGGGTTCATCCTTGAAAGTCACCGCCACCGAGGACACCCAAGTCATCGTTCTGGGCGGCGAACCGTTCCCGGAGCCGCGCTATATTTACTGGAACTATGTTTCCTCTTCGCAGGAAAAAATTGAAGAGGCCAAAAAACAATGGCGAGAGTTGACCTTCCCACAGGTCCCCGGCGAAACTGATATCATCCCGTTGCCACCGGAACCGACCGGAAAAGGGTAA